Sequence from the Saccopteryx bilineata isolate mSacBil1 chromosome 6, mSacBil1_pri_phased_curated, whole genome shotgun sequence genome:
AAAGGGTTTTAAACAATCTGTTCATATTTCtgaaaatgagaaattttaaaaatgatttaagatttttttttcttgaacggCCAATTTCATTTCAGTGACGGCTAGATATTCTTTTATGAGATAGCCATTGATCGCAATGAGAGCTCTTAAAACTACTTTGCCAAATTATGTCACTATTTTACAACTGGAATGTGAGCCACAGTCCTTCTGTTTACCTTTGTATTGTACGGAATACATCCAGGTTTACATATGGGAagtgtttggttgtttttgttttggcttaaagaacaagcaaaaaaggaaaactgaaagaaaaggaTGTTGGTAGTGGTGTTCGCGGATACATTCCCTTTAAAATGTCGTTTTGAAAGCGGGTGGAGTGGTTAGCTCCTCTACCCCACTCGGCCCCGTACATCTCCCGGACCAGCTAACAGGATGGCTGATACAGGAGAGCCTGTCATTCTGGCTCCGTTTTCATAGGAACTTTATGCTCATTTTTCCCGAGGTCCATCTCAAGAAAGTCTTCTGGTATGTCTTGTAAAGCTCGCCCACGGTAACTCTCCGGCCTTGCTTCCCCTGCACGATGGCGCTGGCACAGTCCCTTTTTACACGGCCGTACGAGCGCGAGGCACACGGCGGCCGTGCACATACCGGCTGCGCAGGAGTAGAAGGCTCTGCTGTATATCTTACTGTGGTCCACCAGCAGACCTGGGAGAAAGCGTTCACATCTGTCAGCAGCAAGGACACAAACCTCCTCACCCTAGCTCCCCCCACATTCAGAAGCTTCTCAGTCTCTCTGCTTTCTTTGTTTCATCTTATTTCTCAaaagattaacaacaacaacaaaaaaaagcctgacctgtggtggtgtagcagataaagtatcgacctggaacgctgaggtcgccagttggaaaccccaggcttgcctggtcaaggcacatacaagaagcaactactacaagttgatgcttcccgctcctccccaaccccctttccctaaaatcaatacaaaaaatctttaaaaaaaataaaaaaaagagtgttaAAGGTAGGAATCCCTTCTAGACTGGGGGGAAGAACTAAATCAGACAAACATACAACATAGTTCTTAGCAGCTGAGAAAATTGCACCGCTGAGCTGTCTTCATGGGCGAATCTGTCCTAGTAAAGAATCTAAAACGTAGGACAGTTAGAGGCATGCTTCTTGGAAAAGGTAATATTCTTAAGAGAGGAAAGAGCTCTGTTATTTTCACTTGGGTTCATTTCAGGTGTCTTTTAACACGGGGTACAGTTTCTAGTCACAGTAACTTTAAGGAGCTATATTTCAGGTCTAAAATATGAAACATACCCACGTCCTTCCTGCAAGGAAATGCGCTGTAGTAACCGCCAAGTAAAGGCAGTGCTGCTATGTGCTCCGTTCCCTAACACCCTTCCTATGAAGGGAACGTGACTGACGGAGTCCCTCAGTTCCCTTGTTCCAAAAGTCAGAGGGTAATGAAGTCATAAAACCTGGGTGCCCCTCTAGCATTCTTAAGGCAAGATGGTAGGAAAGGCCTGGGCAGCTTGGGCAGTGCAGTAATTTGATCACTAATTGATCATTTGACCATTGGCTCACAATCACTGACCTTCAATTtcctcacatttatttatttattttttgaatcattaaaaaagtattttattgattttagagagagaaagagagaaaggtggggggggaggggagagggagagggaagcatagttgcttttcataagcgccttgactgggcaagctgggggtcttgaaccagtgacctcagcactccaggttgacgctttatttgctgtgccaccacaggtcaggctagtttttgaATCTTTATAAGAGTGTGTTTAAGCCGAGCTGACAATATGTGCTAGgtagcaagatctcaaatgctccctaGTTTCCTTATATTTAAATAGTCACTCAGGTAATCTCTATTCTGCCAGCTCTGTCATTCtatggaaatattaaaaacagtccatttttagccctggccagttgtctcagtggatagagcactgacctggtgtgcagatgtcaggggtttgatccccagtgaccatctgcttctcgcctcctccctctcccccttctctccctcctcccctcctgtagccactGGCTCGActgatctgagcatcagccctgggagctgaggatagaatggttgattcaaacatcaagCCCAGACAGGGCTtctgggtgtatcccagtcaggctgcatgcgggagtctatctccccttctctcagtcagaaaaaaaaagggaggggagagaggacagtAGACAAGAAAGGGTTTGGATTTTGTGTGTTTGAATTACCTGCGAGGGGCGGTCCCGCCAGTGCTGCTATGCTCTGGATGAAGACGTagactccagcagcagaagaCATCTTCTCAATCCCCACAACATCGTCCTCCGCGAGCAGCGGGATGTGGGTCCCTCCGACTGTCCCAACCATGACACCAAAAAATATGCTACAGGACATGAGGCCCCAGAACCCGGTAGcaaaagtaaaggcaaacagagaCACAGTTAGTAAGATCACACAGATGAGCTCAATGTAGATCTTACGAATGGGCTGTCTGTTGAGGATCAGACCAGCTCCGATTCTTCCAAACACTTCGGCGATCGCCATGGTGGAGAGCAGGAAAGCGGCGCGGTCCTCTTCAATGCCCAGACTGATGCCCAAGGGAATGATGTACAAGGAAGGTGCGAAGAAGCCCAGGGTCGCAAAGAGGCCAAACAATGCATAGCAGATGAAGCCCTTCTCCTTCAAGACGGAGAAATCCAACAAGGGGACCTTCTCATCGCTCTGCTCGGAGCCGGCCCGCTCCGGGACCTGCTGTTCCACATCTGCCTTCGGCTCCAGCTCCACGGAGGTGTGACTAGGCACATTTTTAGGTGAGGTAGTTAGTTCTACTCCTGAGTCAATGGAATCTAGTGAGGTGcgggttttctcattttcaagCATATATTGTACTTCTTTTGGATTTTCGTGTCCGGTCACTTTTGGTGACCCTGGCCCTCGGATTATAATTGGTCTCAGCAGTGCCCCGCAGATGACAATGTTCAGCTGCAGGAGGCCCACGAGAAGCAGACTGTACCGCCAGCCAAT
This genomic interval carries:
- the SLC16A6 gene encoding monocarboxylate transporter 7, whose amino-acid sequence is MTEKKAQLCSRANVYTQVPDGGWGWAVAVSFFFIEVFTYGVIKSFGVFFNDLMDSFEESNSRISWIISICVFILTFTAPLSTVLSSRFGHRLVVMLGGLLVSMGMVVSAFSREVYHMYVAIGIVAGLGYCFSFLPALTILSQYFDKRRSVVTAVASTGECFAMFAFAPAFTALKENIGWRYSLLLVGLLQLNIVICGALLRPIIIRGPGSPKVTGHENPKEVQYMLENEKTRTSLDSIDSGVELTTSPKNVPSHTSVELEPKADVEQQVPERAGSEQSDEKVPLLDFSVLKEKGFICYALFGLFATLGFFAPSLYIIPLGISLGIEEDRAAFLLSTMAIAEVFGRIGAGLILNRQPIRKIYIELICVILLTVSLFAFTFATGFWGLMSCSIFFGVMVGTVGGTHIPLLAEDDVVGIEKMSSAAGVYVFIQSIAALAGPPLAGLLVDHSKIYSRAFYSCAAGMCTAAVCLALVRPCKKGLCQRHRAGEARPESYRGRALQDIPEDFLEMDLGKNEHKVPMKTEPE